Sequence from the Strix uralensis isolate ZFMK-TIS-50842 chromosome 1, bStrUra1, whole genome shotgun sequence genome:
ACCTGAATTTTGTATCTCCAGTTCTAATAATTGGTCCAGAAAAGATTTTCCGATTCAAGCTTAAGATTAATGAAGCACTTATTAAGCATTAAGCATTTATGCACTTTCCCTACCGTGGGGATGGGATCACGCATCTGGAAGTTAGTGTTATACTCTCTCTGTcctgggttttgttggtttgtatTCCTCTATACAGAGAAGCATGAGAGTATTAAAGATAATTCTACCTTGTTATGAAACAGGCAAAGGAAGACTACAGCAAAATCTGGGGTGTTATAAACATCAGCGCAGTAAATCAGAACGGTAGGTCCATGACTCCAATCACAAGACCATCTCGAATAGAGCAAGAGAAGTTATTGCGCAGCATTTATGAAACTCACGTTGATCCCTCAGTTGTGCAGTACATTGAAGCACACGGTACAGGAACTGCTGCTGGAGATCCTACTGAAGCTGAAAGCCTAGGTAGTGTCATCTGTAAAAACAGGTCTTCACAAGCTTCCATTCTGAAAATCGGTTCAGTGAAAGGAAATATTGGCCACACAGAAtcggctgctggagcagcagggtTAATCAAAGTGCTTCTGATGATGCATCACGGAAAGATTGTTCCATCCTTGCATTACTCAAAGGAGATGAGCAGCATCGATACAGAGAAGTTAAACCTTGCAATTCCCACAACTGTAGAGCCCTGGGAAGAATCCAGTGAGTACGGAAGAGTAGCTGGCATCAACTGCTTTGGGTTTGGAGGAACCAATGCTCACGTTGTAGTCAGGCAGGTTAAGCAGCTAGAGCCTCTTCCTGCCTTTAAGAGGCCCCTTGAGCTAGTTCTGCTGTCAGCAGCATCAAGTAAGTCCCTTCAGATGACAATGGCCGATACAGCTGACCAGCTGAGCTCAAGAAACTCCGTAACTCTCCCAAGCCTGGCCTATACGTCTGCCTGCAGAAGAAGCCATGCCAGCTATAGGTACCGAAAAGCATTTGTCACAAATTCTCTCCAACACTTGCAGCAAGAGGTTATGTCGGCAGCGAGCACTGAAGTGGCCATGTCAAAGGTGGAACCGCAGCTGGTGTTTGTGTTCTGTGGCAACGGCGTAACGTTGAAGGAGTTCAGTGAGGCACTGCTGAGCTCAGAGCCAGTGTTCAGAGACAAGTGTGAGGAAGTAGAAGCACTTTTTCAGAAACATGCTCCCATCAGCCTCCTGCCAGCAAGAGGTCATAGCCCAAAGGATCTGTTGAATCCAGAGCTTTCCCAGCCCTTGCTTTTTACCCTGCAGGTTGCCTTATCTTCCCTTCTGAAATACTGGGGTGTTAAGCCAGTCGCTGCTGTTGGCCACTCGGTAGGGGAAGTGGCTGCTGCGCATTTTGCTGGGTACCTTTCCCTGGCAGATGCAGTCAAAGTGATTTATCACCggagcaggctgcaggcaaaGACCGCGCGTGGCAGAATGCTGGTGGTCGGAAACATCCCTGTTCAAGAGATTGCCGAATGTCTGCATCCCTATTCGGGAAGGGTGTGCATTGCAGCTTTCAACAGCCCAGTTTCCTGCACCTTGTCTGGCAATTCAGACTCTGTGGATGCTGTCCAGAGAGATTTAGCTCAGGCTTTCAGCCAGAGAAACATCTTCCTTCATGTTTTAAGCGTCCCAGCTGCGTACCACAGTCCCAGCATGGATATGATACTTGGGGAGTTGGAAGAGAACATACAGCCTGTAGAAAAACGCAAGGGGGAAATTGAAGTGATTTCAACGCTGACTGGGGTGGCTGCTTCTGAGAATGACTTTGCTCAAGGCAAATTCTGGGCCCAGCATACCCGTGAGCCTGTTGCTTTCAGTCAAGCCATCAGAACTGCAGCTAGAGACAGGGAAAACGTGGTGTTTGTGGAAATTAGTCCCCACCGAGCATTGCAGCGAAGCATAAAGGAAACTCTAGGACAAGACACAAAGGTGTTCTCTTCGCTGCAAAATGGTGCAGAGTATCAGACACTCTTCACCCTGGTAGGAAATCTGTTTGAACTGGGATGTAATCCCAACTGGCAGCACTTTTATAATGGGTATCAAAGTGTTCCATTGGCTATTCCGCGGTATCAGTTTGATCGCAAAAAGCTCATGTCCTGTCTGGATATCCATCAACAAGCAAACCAAAGAGGTGTCAGCTCCAGTCATCCTTTGATTTATGGCATAAACGGTGACAACATGGAGTTTGGCTGCCTGCTGTCTCAGGACACGACATCGTACTTATATGAGCACAAGAACAATGGTGTGGCTTTAGTCCCTGGTGCTTTTTATGTGGAGCTTGGTCTGGCCTCTGTGATGAGCAGCTCAAGACCTAAAGTGCCTCTGAGTACCTGCCAGATGAGTATCAGTTTTTCTGCGCCGTGTGTTCTCACACAGAGTTCCCAAGTCTTGAGTGTCAAGCTGAGTCCACAAAAAGCAGTGACAGCCTTTGAGATAGTCTCTTCCTCCAACGCAGTTTATGCTGCAGGCCAAGTTACAAAGGGGTCTGAAGCTGTGGTGGAAGAAAGCACCATCGCCTTCCAAGACATCTATCAAAGATGCAGGTCAGTGATTAGCAGAGAGGAGGTTTATGAAGCACTGACTCAGGTTGGCTTTCAGTACGGCTCCATATTCAAGCAGCTCAGTGATGTGTATTATTGCCAGGAACTCAGGGAAGCTATAACAAGCATAAAGGTGAACAAGGAGACCGTCAGAGAGATGTACAACTACTGTATCCATCCAGTGCTGCTCGACTGTTTTCTGCAGATGACCGCTGTCATGACCTCAAGGACGTTCCGGTCCAGAGCAGGCTTTCCTTCAGGGATAGGCAGCCTGGTGGTGCTCCGACCGCTGGAGGAAGAAATGATGATATACATGAGAACAAGCAAATCCATTGGGAACTGCCTAGAGGTCTGTGGATGCTTTATGGACAAACGTGGCTCCGTTTTGGCTGAACTCAAGCGCGTAGCCATCACTTTCATGAAGCAAGCATCTTCCAGAGACAATGAGTTTATGTTTGAAAACAAGTGGAAAGAACTTTCTCTTTCACAGACGATTGGACATTTGGGGGCTATGCCCAGAGTCCTAGTGTTTGCTGACAAATTTGGGATAGCTGAGCAGctcaaaaaatatttgcatcctGATTCGAGATACGTGACGTATGAAGACTGGGAAGCCCCCTTGGAAGGCCACACACAGAATAAAATGAGAGCAGAGGTTGAGGATTATGATGAAATTCTGTTCCTGTGGGGAATTCAAAAGTTAAACGAAGATTTCCCAAGCAAAGTGGTAGACCAATTGGCAAAGTGTTGTGAAGCCTATCGCCAAGTTATCGTGGCATTAAGAGAGAAAACGTCCCCCTGTTCAGTCAGAGTGATCACCTACAGAACAACAGAAAGATACGTAGACCACGTTAACTGTGGGTTTGCGTTGTATGGCATGACCAGAACTTGTGTTGTTGAAGTTCCAGAAATCACATTTCAGATGATTGACCTCAGCTCTTCAAGTTCCCTGGACATCTCAGTGCTAGCAGATGTTCTTGTCAAATACAAGGGTGTGGACTACCCAGAAGTTTGCATCAGCCAGGGAAGAGCTTACGTGGCTGAAATCAGACGCACGCCTTTCGTAGATGCAGATTACAGCCAGCCCCTAAGATCTCTCCAGAAGGCAGAAACATTCACTTTGTACACTTCTGATCCGTACGCAGCGAAAGACTTGTCTGCTGAACTAGTCACCAGCACTGCTACTCAGCTTGACAAACAAAGCGTTGAAATTCAAGTGGATAAAATATGTCTCCACTCAGAAGATTATTTTCCCATTAGCATTTCCAGTCGTAACTTTGGTAATACACTGTATTGGAATTCACAAGCAATAGACAAACACGGGCTTTTAGCTCTGGATTTCAGTGGCACAGTAACAGCAACAGGCATTGATGTGAAGAAAGTTAAAGTGGGAGATCGCGTGGTGTCATGTTATCCAGCTGCTGCGTCATCCAGAGTTCGGATCCCAGGAGCAGTTTGTTTCAATGTCAAGAAATTCCCATGCTTTCAGAATGTCCCTTGTGTGTCATACTTTATCATTGCATGGGAAATCTTCAATCAGAGGTTACCCAAGGGGAAACACGGCAGAACGCTGGGTATTATTTCTACAGAGCCATCATCAGTTTTGTGCCTTGTTCTTTCTGCGGCAGCAGAAGAGATGGGTTGGAGAACAGTACTTGTGAGGCCCACTCCTGATAAGTTCCAGCATATAAATTTATGCAATGCCCTTGTTGTTCTTCCTCCAGTAAACAAACTGTCTCAGGAGGATCTGGCCCACATGTACTTTCTTAAAGATGTGGTGATAGTGTGTGGCAATCGACAGTCTGAATGTATCCAGAACGTCAGTGGAATTGATCATGAAAACATCAGCTTTCATATCCTTACGCTTAGCAGCATTTTCCAGAAAGCGTTTCTAAAGGAATTGCAAAAGACCGTGCATGCGTGGATCAGTTCCATGGATATGAAACAGTTTAGACATCTATCAGGTTCTGTTTTTCAGCAGACTGAGAACTTTGAAAGGATAAACTCTGCGATGTCCTATTTTACCTGCAAATCCGTCCCACTTGCTGTACTGCGAAGGCAGAAGGACATCAGCATGCTCTCAGATATACCGCTGTATGAATCCCAGAAGAAGCTGTTTAAGCAGAATGCCGTGTACATAGTAGTTGGGGGGCTCACTGGACTTGGCTTTGAAACGGTGAAATTCATAGCCGAGAATGGAGGAGGGTGTATTGCAATACTCTCCAGGAAAATTCCAGACAATGAGAAGCAAGAAGAGATGAAGGCTTTGCAGCAGCAGTATAAAAGGAGCAAAGTAGTG
This genomic interval carries:
- the LOC141953665 gene encoding mycolipanoate synthase-like, with amino-acid sequence METETGDEIAVVGIGCNFPGGDGIDNFWKVLEEGKNCTVEIPPERFNAKEWYDPDDNKPGKICTTRAALLNEFNSFDNHLFGINNMEAERMDPQQKLLVECTYKALEDAGVPVEAVSGTKTGVFIGLMNRDYEIVTSRAVSEINHYDGTGTAMSIAANRVSFTFNLTGPSLAIDTACSSFLFALHYALRAIKSGDCEAAICGGVNCIIDPRTFVSLSKAKMISPEGISKPFSKKADGYGRGEGCGVVFLKPLKKAKEDYSKIWGVINISAVNQNGRSMTPITRPSRIEQEKLLRSIYETHVDPSVVQYIEAHGTGTAAGDPTEAESLGSVICKNRSSQASILKIGSVKGNIGHTESAAGAAGLIKVLLMMHHGKIVPSLHYSKEMSSIDTEKLNLAIPTTVEPWEESSEYGRVAGINCFGFGGTNAHVVVRQVKQLEPLPAFKRPLELVLLSAASSKSLQMTMADTADQLSSRNSVTLPSLAYTSACRRSHASYRYRKAFVTNSLQHLQQEVMSAASTEVAMSKVEPQLVFVFCGNGVTLKEFSEALLSSEPVFRDKCEEVEALFQKHAPISLLPARGHSPKDLLNPELSQPLLFTLQVALSSLLKYWGVKPVAAVGHSVGEVAAAHFAGYLSLADAVKVIYHRSRLQAKTARGRMLVVGNIPVQEIAECLHPYSGRVCIAAFNSPVSCTLSGNSDSVDAVQRDLAQAFSQRNIFLHVLSVPAAYHSPSMDMILGELEENIQPVEKRKGEIEVISTLTGVAASENDFAQGKFWAQHTREPVAFSQAIRTAARDRENVVFVEISPHRALQRSIKETLGQDTKVFSSLQNGAEYQTLFTLVGNLFELGCNPNWQHFYNGYQSVPLAIPRYQFDRKKLMSCLDIHQQANQRGVSSSHPLIYGINGDNMEFGCLLSQDTTSYLYEHKNNGVALVPGAFYVELGLASVMSSSRPKVPLSTCQMSISFSAPCVLTQSSQVLSVKLSPQKAVTAFEIVSSSNAVYAAGQVTKGSEAVVEESTIAFQDIYQRCRSVISREEVYEALTQVGFQYGSIFKQLSDVYYCQELREAITSIKVNKETVREMYNYCIHPVLLDCFLQMTAVMTSRTFRSRAGFPSGIGSLVVLRPLEEEMMIYMRTSKSIGNCLEVCGCFMDKRGSVLAELKRVAITFMKQASSRDNEFMFENKWKELSLSQTIGHLGAMPRVLVFADKFGIAEQLKKYLHPDSRYVTYEDWEAPLEGHTQNKMRAEVEDYDEILFLWGIQKLNEDFPSKVVDQLAKCCEAYRQVIVALREKTSPCSVRVITYRTTERYVDHVNCGFALYGMTRTCVVEVPEITFQMIDLSSSSSLDISVLADVLVKYKGVDYPEVCISQGRAYVAEIRRTPFVDADYSQPLRSLQKAETFTLYTSDPYAAKDLSAELVTSTATQLDKQSVEIQVDKICLHSEDYFPISISSRNFGNTLYWNSQAIDKHGLLALDFSGTVTATGIDVKKVKVGDRVVSCYPAAASSRVRIPGAVCFNVKKFPCFQNVPCVSYFIIAWEIFNQRLPKGKHGRTLGIISTEPSSVLCLVLSAAAEEMGWRTVLVRPTPDKFQHINLCNALVVLPPVNKLSQEDLAHMYFLKDVVIVCGNRQSECIQNVSGIDHENISFHILTLSSIFQKAFLKELQKTVHAWISSMDMKQFRHLSGSVFQQTENFERINSAMSYFTCKSVPLAVLRRQKDISMLSDIPLYESQKKLFKQNAVYIVVGGLTGLGFETVKFIAENGGGCIAILSRKIPDNEKQEEMKALQQQYKRSKVVSVQCDVTSTSDVEKAFQSIANIFAGSPVKGVFQSAVVLHDGHLEVLTLSDFQKVLSPKVAGTLNLHWATRGQELDYFVCYSSVTSFLGNSTQANYAAANSFLDVFCLYRRNCGLVGQAINWGALNLGILLNQKHIQNILASKGIDILQVHEIHEYLRKSLLMNNPQQAVTKLNFQALLHHVFSRITSLKSRFISLMSEEFGNQLETSEGTQDQDTALIKSEDYITSLVSDLTRLNRDELTMNTRLSSLGIDSMLAMTIQNRVFQERKVDIPLLKLLDPHTTLSSIVVVLEETSNANGIVETKNAAVESAENGSWL